A genomic segment from Streptomyces antibioticus encodes:
- a CDS encoding flavoprotein: MTEQDEQRPFLYVVVCAAGIASGVGTLIGAARERGWRVGVIATPHAMNGFFDTAAVEALTGRPIRSAWRRPDDPRPFPDPDAVVVAPATFNTINKWAAGIADTLALGTLCEVTATGVPVGVQPCVSAALATHPAYRESLIRLRGMGVRFGSPYDGADGTEFGWKPALDLVRQER; this comes from the coding sequence ATGACCGAACAGGACGAGCAGCGGCCCTTCCTCTACGTCGTCGTCTGCGCCGCCGGGATCGCCTCGGGTGTCGGCACGCTGATCGGCGCCGCCCGCGAGCGGGGGTGGCGGGTCGGGGTCATCGCGACGCCGCACGCCATGAACGGCTTCTTCGACACCGCCGCCGTGGAGGCGCTGACCGGACGCCCGATCCGCTCCGCCTGGCGGCGCCCGGACGATCCCCGTCCCTTCCCCGACCCCGACGCGGTCGTGGTCGCCCCGGCCACCTTCAACACGATCAACAAGTGGGCGGCCGGCATCGCCGACACCCTGGCGCTCGGCACCCTGTGCGAGGTGACGGCGACGGGCGTCCCGGTCGGCGTCCAGCCGTGCGTCTCCGCCGCCCTCGCCACCCATCCGGCCTACCGGGAAAGCCTGATACGGCTGCGCGGGATGGGCGTACGCTTCGGATCCCCCTACGACGGCGCGGACGGCACAGAGTTCGGGTGGAAGCCGGCGTTGGACCTGGTACGTCAGGAGCGGTGA
- a CDS encoding LysE family transporter — protein sequence MTGALVAGLVAGYGIAVPVGAVATYLVSLTARTSLRTGVCAALGVATADGLYALLATVGGSAVAVALRPVLVPLRWASALVLLALAARGALTAVRRYRARYLAVRAVPPPPSARRAFLSLLGITLLNPATVVYFAALVLGSGASEAVRPLEQGVFVGAAFAASASWQVLVAGGGALLGRALTGHRGRLVTALVSSAVMTVLAVGTVA from the coding sequence GTGACGGGCGCGCTCGTCGCGGGGCTGGTCGCCGGGTACGGGATCGCCGTACCGGTCGGGGCCGTCGCGACCTACCTCGTCTCGCTGACCGCGCGGACCTCCCTGCGTACCGGGGTGTGCGCCGCCCTCGGGGTCGCCACCGCCGACGGGCTGTACGCCCTGCTGGCCACCGTCGGCGGCTCGGCCGTCGCGGTCGCGCTGCGGCCGGTGCTGGTGCCGCTGCGCTGGGCCTCGGCCCTGGTCCTGCTGGCGCTGGCCGCCCGGGGCGCGCTGACCGCCGTACGCCGGTACCGGGCGCGGTATCTCGCCGTGCGGGCCGTGCCGCCACCGCCGTCCGCCCGGCGGGCCTTTCTGAGTCTGCTGGGGATCACCCTGCTCAATCCGGCCACCGTGGTCTACTTCGCCGCCCTGGTCCTCGGCAGCGGGGCCTCCGAGGCCGTACGGCCCCTGGAACAAGGGGTGTTCGTGGGAGCGGCGTTCGCCGCGTCGGCGAGCTGGCAGGTGCTGGTCGCCGGGGGCGGGGCGCTGCTCGGGCGGGCTCTGACGGGTCACCGGGGGCGGCTGGTCACGGCGCTGGTGTCGAGCGCGGTGATGACCGTGCTGGCGGTGGGCACGGTGGCCTGA
- a CDS encoding serine hydrolase domain-containing protein — translation MSMSSRPAPPRSRLRAVTVVALCLGALIPAVAGAGPAGATAAPPPDESALQRRLAAFVASPGGPPGAIAVLRRDKETRIVRAGVADLATGRAPRPDDHMRIASTAKAFSGAVALSLVDRHALRLDDTLRKRLPRLPRAWGSVTLRQLLNHTSGLPDYTESPAFLRVLTADPRHRFDSRRLLDYVAGEPLRFRPGSRYRYSNSDNIAVALMAEAATGTRYEELLRKLVYRPLDLRRTSLPQGYRMPAPYLHGYDVSPPAPPEDVSEVLSASGVWASGGIVSTPSDATRFVRGYVGGALYGKQVVREQRRWIQGASEPAGPGRNTAGLAVFRYQTRCGTVLGHTGNFPGYTQLMAATPDGRRSLTFSVTSQINKTVAPARLERLRALQEDFVCALLRDGR, via the coding sequence ATGTCCATGTCCTCGCGCCCTGCCCCGCCGCGGTCGCGGCTGCGGGCGGTGACCGTCGTCGCCCTCTGTCTGGGGGCGCTGATCCCGGCGGTGGCCGGGGCCGGGCCGGCCGGTGCCACGGCCGCGCCGCCGCCGGACGAAAGCGCCCTCCAGCGCCGGCTCGCCGCGTTCGTGGCCTCGCCGGGCGGTCCGCCCGGGGCGATCGCCGTGCTGCGGCGCGACAAGGAGACCCGGATCGTGCGGGCGGGCGTGGCCGACCTCGCCACCGGGCGCGCGCCCCGCCCGGACGACCACATGCGGATCGCCAGCACCGCCAAGGCGTTCAGCGGCGCGGTGGCGCTGTCCCTGGTCGACCGGCACGCGCTGCGGCTGGACGACACCCTGCGCAAGCGGCTCCCCCGACTGCCGCGCGCCTGGGGCTCGGTGACGCTGCGTCAGCTCCTGAACCACACCAGCGGGCTGCCGGACTACACCGAGTCGCCCGCGTTCCTGAGGGTGCTGACCGCCGACCCGCGCCACCGCTTCGACTCACGGCGGCTCCTCGACTACGTGGCCGGCGAGCCGCTGCGGTTCCGGCCGGGCAGCCGGTACCGGTACTCCAACTCCGACAACATCGCCGTCGCGCTGATGGCCGAGGCCGCCACCGGCACCCGGTACGAGGAGCTGCTGCGCAAGCTGGTCTACCGGCCGCTGGACCTGCGGCGCACCAGCCTGCCGCAGGGCTACCGGATGCCGGCGCCGTATCTGCACGGCTACGACGTGAGCCCGCCCGCCCCGCCCGAGGACGTCAGCGAGGTGCTGAGCGCCTCCGGCGTCTGGGCGTCCGGCGGGATCGTCTCCACGCCCTCCGACGCGACGCGTTTCGTGCGCGGGTACGTCGGCGGGGCGCTGTACGGCAAGCAGGTCGTTCGGGAGCAACGGCGCTGGATCCAGGGCGCGTCGGAACCGGCGGGGCCGGGCCGCAACACCGCCGGCCTGGCCGTCTTCCGCTACCAGACGCGCTGCGGCACGGTCCTCGGCCACACCGGCAACTTCCCCGGCTACACCCAGCTCATGGCCGCCACCCCCGACGGCCGCCGCTCCCTGACGTTCTCCGTGACCTCCCAGATCAACAAGACCGTGGCCCCGGCCCGCCTGGAACGGCTGCGGGCCCTCCAGGAGGACTTCGTCTGCGCCCTGCTGCGCGACGGACGCTGA
- a CDS encoding nitroreductase family deazaflavin-dependent oxidoreductase — MPLEGEYEPSPTQWVREQVELYESSGGTEGTTLQDTGLPVILLTTRGARSGKIRKTPLMRVEHDGEYALVASKGGAPEHPVWYHNVKADPHVELRDRTVKQDMTAREVTGEEKARWWERAVAAFPPYADYQKKTDREIPVFVLTPAAD; from the coding sequence ATGCCGCTCGAAGGCGAGTACGAGCCGAGTCCGACCCAGTGGGTGCGTGAGCAGGTGGAGCTGTACGAGAGCTCCGGCGGCACCGAGGGGACGACCTTGCAGGACACGGGGCTGCCCGTGATCCTGCTGACCACGCGGGGCGCCCGCAGCGGGAAGATCCGCAAGACGCCGCTGATGCGGGTCGAGCACGACGGGGAGTACGCCCTGGTCGCCTCGAAGGGCGGGGCGCCCGAGCACCCGGTCTGGTACCACAACGTCAAGGCCGACCCCCATGTGGAGCTGCGGGACCGCACGGTCAAGCAGGACATGACGGCCCGTGAGGTCACCGGCGAGGAGAAGGCGCGGTGGTGGGAGCGGGCCGTCGCCGCGTTCCCGCCCTACGCCGACTACCAGAAGAAGACGGATCGGGAGATTCCGGTCTTCGTGCTGACACCGGCGGCCGACTGA
- a CDS encoding aldo/keto reductase: MQYVKLGSTGLDVSRICLGCMTYGLPDRGVHEWTLDEEASRPLIRQALEAGVTFFDTANVYSDGTSEEIVGRALRDFARRDEIVLATKVHSRMRTGPNGAGLSRKAILSELDNSLRRLGTDHVDLYQIHRFDPHTPVEETMEALHDVVKAGKVRYLGASSMYAWQFAKMQHAAELHGWTRFVSMQNHYNLLYREEEREMLPLCADQGVGVLPWSPLARGRLTRDWGTVTERSATDDFGGRLYLDGDHAIVAAVSRIAAGRGVPRARVALAWLLSRSTVTAPIVGAAKPHHLDDAVAALELELSEKELAELEQPYSPHPIAGH, translated from the coding sequence ATGCAGTACGTGAAGCTCGGTTCGACGGGTCTGGACGTGTCGCGGATCTGTCTGGGCTGCATGACCTACGGTCTGCCCGACCGGGGCGTGCACGAGTGGACCCTCGACGAGGAGGCGTCCCGTCCGCTGATCCGGCAGGCGCTGGAGGCCGGCGTCACCTTCTTCGACACCGCGAACGTCTACTCCGACGGCACCAGCGAGGAGATCGTCGGCAGGGCGCTGCGCGACTTCGCCCGGCGCGACGAGATCGTCCTCGCCACGAAGGTGCACAGCCGGATGCGGACCGGGCCCAACGGCGCGGGACTGTCCCGCAAGGCGATCCTGTCCGAGCTGGACAACAGCCTGCGCCGGCTCGGCACCGACCACGTCGACCTCTACCAGATCCACCGCTTCGACCCGCACACCCCGGTCGAGGAGACCATGGAGGCGCTGCACGACGTGGTGAAGGCGGGCAAGGTCCGCTATCTCGGGGCCAGTTCGATGTACGCCTGGCAGTTCGCCAAGATGCAGCACGCCGCCGAACTGCACGGCTGGACGCGCTTCGTCTCCATGCAGAACCACTACAACCTCCTCTACCGCGAGGAGGAGCGCGAGATGCTGCCGCTCTGCGCGGACCAGGGTGTCGGCGTACTGCCCTGGAGTCCGCTGGCCCGCGGCCGGCTGACCCGCGACTGGGGCACCGTCACCGAGCGCAGCGCGACCGACGACTTCGGCGGCCGTCTCTACCTGGACGGCGACCACGCGATCGTCGCCGCCGTCTCCCGGATCGCGGCCGGACGCGGCGTCCCCCGCGCCCGGGTGGCCCTCGCCTGGCTGCTGAGCCGGAGCACGGTCACCGCCCCGATCGTCGGCGCCGCCAAGCCCCACCATCTCGACGACGCGGTGGCCGCACTGGAACTGGAGCTGAGCGAAAAGGAGTTGGCGGAGCTGGAGCAGCCCTATAGCCCGCATCCGATCGCCGGACACTGA